tgtacggtgaccataatcctatcagcgggggggggggggggggtgtacgctGACCATAATCCCTATcagcaggggggggggtgtacggtgaccataatcctatcagcgggggggggggggtgtacggtgaccataatcctatcagcgggtggcggggtgtacggtgaccataatcctatcagtgggggcggggtgtacggtgaccataatcctatcagtggggggtgggggtgtatggtgaccataatcctatcagcGGGGGGCGGGGTGTATggtgaccataatcctatcagcgggggaggggtgtacggtgaccataatcctatcagcgggagggggggggggggtgtacggtgaccataatcctatcagcgggggggggggggttgtacggtgaccataatcctatcagtggggggtggggtgtatggtgaccataatcctatcagtgggggggggggtgtacggtgaccataatcctatcagcgggggggggggggtgtacggtgaccataatcctatcagcgggggcggggtgtacggtgaccataatcctatcagcgggggcgggtgtacggtgaccataatcctatcagcgggggaggggtgtacggtgaccataatcctatcagcgggggcgaggtgtacggtgaccataatcctatcagTGGGGGCGGGGTGTACGGTGACCATAAATCCTAtcagcgggaggggggggggggtgtacggtgaccataatcctatcagcGGGGGCGGGGTGTACGGTGACCATAATGCTATCAGCGGGGGCGGGGTgtacggtgaccataatcctatcagcggggggcggggtgtacggtgaccataatcctatcagtgggggcggggtgtacggtgaccataatcctatcagcGGGGGCGGGGGGgtacggtgaccataatcctatcagtgggggcggggtgtacggtgaccataatcctatcagtgggggcggggtgtacggtgaccataatcctatcagcgggggggggggtgtacggtgaccataatcctatcagcgggggggggggttgtacggtgaccataatcctatcagtgggggcggggtgtacggtgaccataatcctatcagtgggggcggggtgtacggtgaccataatcctatcagcggggggggggggggggggtgtacggtgaccataatcctatcagcggggggggggggggggtgtacggtgaccataatcctatcagcggggggggggggggtgtacggtgaccataatcctatcagcgggggcggggtgtacggtgaccataatcctatcagcgggggtggggtgtacggtgaccataatcctatcagcgggggggaggggggggtgtacggtgaccataatcctatcagcgggggcggggtgtacggtgaccataatcctatcagtgggggcggggtgtacggtgaccataatcctatcagcgggggcggggtgtacggtgaccataatcctatcagtgggggcggggtgtacggtgaccataatcctatcagcagggggggggggtgtacggtgaccataatcctatcagcgggggggggggttgtacggtgaccataatcctatcagtgggggcggggtgtacggtgaccataatcctatcagtgggggcggggtgtacggtgaccataatcctatcagcggggggggggggggggggtgtacggtgaccataatcctatcagcgggggggggggggggtgtacggtAAGCAAGGCATAATCCtatcagcggggggggggggggtgtacggtgaccataatcctatcagcgggggcgggggtgtacggtgaccataatcctatcagcGGGGGCGGGGTGTACGggtgaccataatcctatcagcgggggtggggtgtacggtgaccataatcctatcagcgggggggagggggggtgtacggtgaccataatcctatcagcGGGGGGTGGGGTGTATGGTGACTGTAATACTAACGCTGGGGAGCAGTGGGGGTCACAATGACTGTAATACTAACGGTGGGGAGCAGTGGGGGTTACGGTGACTGTAATACTAACGGTGGGGAGCAGTGGGGGTTACGACGACTTTAATACTAACAGTGGGGGTTATGGTGACTGTAATACTAACAGTGGGGAGCAAGTGGGGGGTTACGGTGACTGTAATACTAACGCTGGGGAGCAGTGGGGGTTATGGTGACTGTAATACTAACAGTGGGGAACAGTGGGGGTTATGGTGACTGTAATACTAACGCTGGGGAGCAGTGGGGGTTATGGTGACTGTAATACTAATAGTGGGGAGCAGTGGGGGTTACGGTGACTGTAATACTAACAGTGGGGAGCAGTGGGGGTTACGGTGACTGTAATACTAACAGTGGGGAACAGTGGGGGTTACGGTGACTGTAATACTAACGGTGGGGAGCAGTGGGGGTTATGGTGACTGTAATACTAACGCTGGGGAGCAGTGGGGGTTACGGTGACTGTAATACTAACGGTGGGGAGCAGTGGGGGTTACGGTGACTGTAATACTAACAGTGGGGAGCAGTGGGGGTTACAACGACTGTAATACTAACAGTGGGGAGTAGTGGGGTGTACGGTGACTGTAATATTATCAGTGCGGAGCAGTGGGGGTTACGGTGACTGTAATACTAACGGTGGGGAGCAATGGGGGTTACGGTGACTGTAATACTAACAGTGGGGAGCAGTGGGGGTTACGGTGACTGTAATACTAACGGTGGGGAGCAGTGGGGGTTACGGTGACTGTAATACTAACAGTGGGGAGCAGTGGGGGTTACGGTGACTGTAATACTAACAGTGCGGAGCAGTGGGGGTTACGGTGACTGTAATACTAACGGTGGGGAGCAGTGGGGGTTACGGTGGCTGTAATACTAACAGTGGGGAGCAGTGGGGTTTCGGTGACTGTAATACTAACAGTGGGGAGCAGTGGGGGTTACGGTGACTGTAATACTAACGGTGGGGAGTAGTGGGGGTTACGCGATTGTAATACTAATAGTGGGGAGCAGTGGGGGTTACGGTGACTGTAATACTAACAGTGGGGAGCAGTGGGGGTTACGGTGACTGTAATACTAACACTGGGGAGCAGTGGGGGTCACAATGACTGTAATACTAACAGTGGGGAGCAGTGGGGGTTACGGTTACTGTAATACTAACGGTGGGGAGCAGTgggggttatggtgacagtaataCTAACGCTGGGGAGCATTGGGGGTTACGGTGGCTGTAATACTAACGGTGGGGAGCAGTGGGGATTTCGGTGACTGTAATACTAACAGTGGGGAGCAGTGGGGGTTGCGGTGACTGTAATACTAACGGTGGGGAGCAGTGGGGGTGACGGTTACTGTAATACTAACAGTGGGGAGCAGTGGGGTGTACGGTGACTGTAATACTAACAGTGGGGAGCATTGGGGGTTACTGTGGCTGTAATACTAACGGTGGGGAGCAGTGGGGGTGACGGTTACTGTAATACTAACAGTGGGGAGCAGTGGGGTGTACGGTGACTGTAATACTAACAGTGGGGAGCATTGGGGGTTACGGTGGCTGTAATACTAACGGTGGGGAGCAGTGGGGGTTACGGTGACTGTAATACTAACAGTGGGGAGCAGTGGGGTGTACGGTGACTGTAATACTAACAGTGGGGAGCAGTGGGGGTTACGGTGACTGTAATACTAACGGTGGGGAGCAGTGGGGGTTACGGTGACTGTAATACTAACGGTGGGGAGCAGTGGGGGTTACAATGACTGTAATACTAACGGTGGGGAGCAGTGGGGGTTACGGTGACTGTAATACTAACGGTGGGGAGCAGTGGGGGTTACGGTGACTGTAATACTAACGGTGGGGAGCAGTGGGGGTTACGGTGACTGTAATACTAACAGTAGGGAGCAGTGGGGGTTATGGTGACCCACAATCCTAGTTGGGTTACTTCAGCCGGATCTTGACTTGTTAGTTTTTATTTCTGTTCTAGATCCACGAGACTATTGAATCCATAAATCAGCTGAAGATACAGAGAGACTTCATGTTGAGCTTTTCTAGAGACCCGAAGGGCTATATCCAGGACTGGCTCCTGTCCCAGAGCAGAGACCTCAAGGTAAGCACATTTCTGgttgtttttgaagtcctgcgaTAGTGGTCCTGTGTCTCTTCAGTCATCACATAGACAGACTCCTTACCAGATCTTCCACTTCCATAGATTATGACAGATGTGGTTGGGAACCCAGAACAGGAGAGGAGGGCCGACTTCTACCAGGAACCCTGGTCCCAAGAGGCCGTGAGCCGCTACTTTTACTGTAAGGTGAGGTCTTTTGCCTATAATACCACCCAGCATCCTATTGGTTACACCTCTAGCTGTACAGcccaacatcctactggttatacctctagctatacagcccaacatcctactggttacacctctagctatacagcccagcatcctactggttacatctctagctatacagcccaacatcctactggttatacctctagctatacagcccaacatcctactggttacacctctagctatacagcccaacatcctactggttacacctctagctatacagcccggcatcctactggttatacctctagctacacAGCCGGGCATCCTAttggttacacctctagctatacagcccaacatcctactggttatacctctagctatacagcccaacatcctactggttatacctctagctatacagcccaacatcctactggttacacctctagctatacagcccaacatcctactggttacacctctagctatacagcccaacatcctactggttatacctctagctatacagcccaacatccaactggttatacctctagctatacagcccagcatcctactggttacacctctagctatacagcccaacatcctactggttacacctctagctatacagcccagcatcctactggataTACCTCTAGCTACACAGCCGGGCATCCTATTGGTTACACCTttagctatacagcccaacatcctactggttatacctctagctatacagcccaacatcctactggttatacctctagctatacagcccaacatcctactggttacacctctagctatacagcccaacatcctactggttacacctctagctatacagcccaacatcctactggttacacctctagctatacagcccaacatcctactggttacacctctagctatacagcccaacatccaactggttatacctctagctatacagcccatcatcctactggttatacctctagctatacagcccatcatcctactggttatatctctagctatacagcctagcatcttactggttatatctctagctatacagccaggcatcctactggttatacctctagctatacagcccaacatcctactggttacacctctagctatacagcccaacatcctactggttacacctctagctatacagcccaacatcctactggttacacctctagctatacagcccaacatccaactggttatacctctagctatacagcccatcatcctactggttatacctctagctatacagcccatcatcctactggttatatctctagctatacagcctagcatcttactggttatatctctagctatacagccaggcatcctactggttatacctctagctatacagcccatcatcctactggttatatctctagctatacagcccatcatcctactggttatatctctagctatacagcccatcatcctactggttatatctctagctatacagcctagcatcttactggttatatctctagctatacagcctagcatcttactggttatacctctagctatacagcctagcatcttactggttatacctctagctatacagccaggcatcctactggttacacctctagctatacagcccaacatcctactggttacacctctagctatacagcccaacatcctactggttacacctctagctatacagcccaacatcctactggttacacctctagctatacagcccagcatcctactggataTACCTCTAGCTACACAGCCGGGCATCCTAttggttacacctctagctatacagcccaacatcctactggttatatctctagctatacagcccaacatccaactggttatacctctagctatacagcccaacatcctactggttacacctctagctatacagcccaacatcctactggttacacctctagctatacagcccaacatcctactggttacacctctagctatacagcccagcatcctactggataTACCTCTAGCTACACAGCCGGGCATCCTAttggttacacctctagctatacagcccaacatcctactggttatatctctagctatacagcccaacatccaactggttatacctctagctatacagcccaacatcctactggttatacctctagctatacagcccatcatcctactggttatacctctagctatacagcccaacatcctactggttatacctctagctatacagcccaacatcctactggttacacctctagctatacagcccaacatactactggttatacctctagctatacagcccatcatcctactggttatatctctagctatacagcccatcatcctactggttatatctctagctatacagcccatcgtcctactggttatatctctagctatacagcctagcatcttactggttatacctctagctatacagcctagcatcttactggttatacctctagctatacagccaggcatcctactggttatatctctagctatacagcccagcatcctactggttatatctctagctatacagcccaacatcctactggttatatctctagctatacagccaggcatcctactggttatacctctagctatacagcccagcatcctactggttatatctctagctatacagcccaacatcctactggttatatctctagctatacagcccaacatcctactggttacacctctagctatacagcccaacatcctactggttacacctctagctatacagcccaacatcctactggttatacctctagctatacagcccaacatccaactggttatacctctagctatacagcccagcatcctactggttacacctctagctatacagcccagcatcctactggataTACCTCTAGCTACACAGCCGGGCATCCTAttggttacacctctagctatacagcccaacatcctactggttacacctctagctatacagcccagcatcctactggataTACCTCTAGCTACACAGCcgggcatcctactggttatacctctagctatacagcccaacatcctactggttacacctctagctatacagcccagcatcctactggataTACCTCTAGCTACACAGCCGGGCATCCTAttggttacacctctagctatacagcccaacatcctactggttatacctctagctatacagcccaacatcctactggttacacctctagctatacagcccaacatcctactggttacacctctagctatacagcccaacatcctactggttacacctctagctatacagcccaacatcctactggttacacctctagctatacagcccaacatccaactggttatacctctagctatacagcccatcatcctactggttatacctctagctatacagcccatcatcctactggttatatctctagctatacagcctagcatcttactggttatatctctagctatacagccaggcatcctactggttacacctctagctatacagcccaacatcctactggttacacctctagctatacagcccaacatcctactggttacacctctagctatacagcccaacatcctactggttacacctctagctatacagcccagcatcctactggataTACCTCTAGCTACACAGCCGGGCATCCTAttggttacacctctagctatacagcccaacatcctactggttatatctctagctatacagcccataatcctactggttatacctctagctatacagcccaacatcctactggttatatctctagctatacagcccataatcctactggttatacctctagctatacagcccaacatcctactggttacacctctagctatacagcccaacatcctactggttacacctctagctatacagcccaacatccaactggttatacctctagctatacagcccatcatcctactggttatatctctagctatacagcctagcatcttactggttatatctctagctatacagccaggcatcctactggttatacctctagctatacagcccatcatcctactggttatatctctagctatacagcccatcatcctactggttatatctctagctatacagcccatcatcctactggttatatctctagctatacagcctagcatcttactggttatacctctagctatacagcctagcatcttactggttatacctctagctatacagccaggcatcctactggttatatctctagctatacagcccagcatcctactggttatatctctagctatacagcccaacatcctactggttatatctctagctatacagccaggcatcctactggttatacctctagctatacagcccagcatcctactggttatatctctagctatacagcccaacatcctactggttatatctctagctatacagcccaacatcctactggttatacctctagctatacagcccagcctcctactggttatacctctagctatacagcccaacatcctactggttatatctctagctatacagcccagcgtccTATTGGTTATACCTGGCAATATATATGAGATATTTATCTGTATATCATTGGAAGATCCAGCTTTTAGATTTTAGTAGCATTTCCTCTTACAAGGATTCCCCCAAGCAGGTACGTACTGTAGTTtggctattgaaatgaatggagcggtgcGTGGGCTGTTCCACAAGCACAACATGGTGGTctcagcagtcggacccccactgatcctatGACTAGGGTACAATTTGCTTTGGTGGCAGAACTCCTTTTGTGTGACACCACAGACCTCCGATTTCTTGGCACTGAACTCTTTACCTATTGTGTTTCAGATCCAGCAGAGACGACAGGAGTTGGAGCAGTCTCTTGGTGTCCGGAACACATAACCATCTCCCGGTTGCGCCATTGATGTTGGTGTTCCTGTCCGTGGCTGATACATCTCCATTCTTACTGCTCCCTCGTGGTCCATACACAGGACAAGAACTCATGGCCTAGTATTAGATATTGCTGGTGCTCACCTGCTCTCCTTTCATGGTCTGTTCCACCATGTGACCCAGCGGCAGGAGACCTTCATGTGTCAGAAGTGCCAAGTGACTGTACATGATGATTATCACTGCAATGAATGGACCACAAGTGGTATCTGGACCAAGTGCAGGGGGAGGGTCCCCAATGTcagtattatttttatacagGGACACTATATCCACATTCGGTCAGTCACAGAAGGTCCAGCTGTAGGTACCAAAGACTATGACAAGTCGTTTTACATAACAAGGTCTTCTAGAAACTTCTAGACGAGAACCAGATATTGGCTTTAAAGGAGCCCCCGTGGATTTGATGGCCACTAATAGCCTCAGTGGTGTCTACAATGTGGATGTCTCATGAGAGGTCACACGTGTTCTCTGCACTCTAA
This Leptodactylus fuscus isolate aLepFus1 unplaced genomic scaffold, aLepFus1.hap2 HAP2_SCAFFOLD_1104, whole genome shotgun sequence DNA region includes the following protein-coding sequences:
- the LOC142186649 gene encoding SWI/SNF-related matrix-associated actin-dependent regulator of chromatin subfamily D member 3-like; this encodes IHETIESINQLKIQRDFMLSFSRDPKGYIQDWLLSQSRDLKIMTDVVGNPEQERRADFYQEPWSQEAVSRYFYCKIQQRRQELEQSLGVRNT